Below is a genomic region from Granulicella sp. L56.
AATCAAAGTCATAGAGATGTTCCAGCAGCTCTTGCTTGGAAACAACTGCGCGAGGCCGGTGAATGAGGTATTCGAGGATGCGGTACTCCGTTGGCGAGAGATCGAGAAATTGACCGCGCCGTCGAACCGTTTGCTGGATGGTGTTCAACTCCACATCCGATACCGTCAGTACCGGAGTAGAAACACCCTTCGCACGTCGGATGAGGGCCTTGATTCGGGCAAGAAGCTCACCCAGATCGAATGGCTTGCTGAGATAATCATCGGCCCCCGCATTCAGCAAACTTATAATGGACTCTGTGCCTTCTTGCGCCGTAAGAATAAGGACTGGAGTGTGAAGTTTTTGTCGACGTAGGTCCCTGAGAACCTGCTGGCCGCTCTTCCCGGGCAACATCAGATCGAGCACGATGGCATCATGAATACCTTGTTCAGCAAGATGCGAACCTGCTTCTCCATCAGGAGCATGATCTACCGCCAGTCCCGTTTCGCGCAGGGCAGCAACGATGTTTTCAGCAAGTCGCTGCTCGTCTTCAATCAGGAGTACACGCATATGCAGTGGCTTTGAGTATTGTCTCAAGCGTGGCTTAACCCTGGCTGAATTTCTTTAACTACAGACCAAGGCCCTGTACCTTCCGCCACACTTATCGCTCGCGGCTCGACAAGACGGGCGTTCGGATGAAGGTGCAGCAGGAGTTGATGCGTCACACCTCTATCCAGACGACGATGAGTGTCTACGGAAGGGCGATCACAGACTCGAACCAAAGCTAACAGTCAGGTTGTGGGGCTGGTATTTGGCGAAAATCTAAGGTGCGAAGGGGTGACTTAAATGCTGATAGTCCTTCAAAGAAGAAGGACCGTCAGGATGGGACATTTCCGATTGGGACAATGGGGACTTGCTTGAGAGATCTAAGTCTGTAACCTATTGATTCTATGATTGCGGGGTAGGATTTGAACCTATAACCTTTGGGTCGTTAGTGGCACAAATTTAGTATTATCAATGAGTTGCATGGAATAGTCGGTAGTTTTAAAAAGAGCTCTAAGTTGTTGGAAATGAGTGTAGCACGTTGATATTTTTGGTTGAAATTGGGTTGGAACGCCACCGTCTAACAGAAGTCTGGGTGGTGATGGGATATGTCTGCGAAACGTTAGCGCAATTTTGACGCAACACAAATGCGCCTATATCCTCACAGGTATGCGTCTAGGATCGGCTGGCCTTATAATGGAAGTAGTTCTTTGACAGCGCTGCATTATGCAACGCTCGAAGCTGCTCCACCACGTGGGGGCGTCATGGTTTCGACGGGGTTGCTTGTGGCAGAGAGGCATGCCGGGGTGTGGACACCCGTAATCGCTCACAAAACTATAAGTGCCGAACCTCAATTCGCGCTTGCTGCTTAATAATTAAGTAGCCGATTGCTTCCGCTTCGCCTACGGGCGGATACCAATCGTCGCACAGTAGGCTGGTCAAAGCTGTTCCGTCTGGACGGCAATGACGAGATCGATCAGGCTGGTCGGTGTCGCGTCTTCGCCCGTTCTAAGCGCCACTGACGAGACAAAGATGAACGTGGAAAAGCATGAATGCTCTCTGTTGGAAGTTTCTTCGGACGGGAGTTCGATTCTCCCCGCCTCCACCAACTTCTTTATTTTCATCTACGATATGGCTTGTCGTTTCCCACCTCTTCGCTAGACTCAGACCTCAAAATTCGGTGTCATGCCCATGTAGTGGCCATGACCGAGAGTGTTCCGATACAGGTAAAGGTGTAGACATTCGGCGGCGGTCGTTTGGCAGTGCGACTGGTGGGCGCGCCGGGCTTCCCGTCCTGAGCAGGTCACCTTGGGGTATCTGGTAGGATTTTTATCGCCGATGATCTGGCAGCAATAAATGTTCACGGCGAATTCAAGGATGCTCTTGCGGATTTGAACGCTCATACGGACGACTAGAAATTTAGCGATCTAATGGGTGTGGTGATGTCGAAGGGACTGGGCAGCATTCGAACTGAAGATGTACTGGGCGCCGTAGCATGGCTTGCACGGTAGCAAGAGGTGAATCCGCACGAAATCGATACCTGGGTGAAGGCTCTTCGGGCGCAGTGCTATTGCACGGATCACATCTCTGCTTGCCGCCAATGTTTATCCCCAAACAGCCCGATTCAAACTTCAGGGCATTGGTGAAATCCAGGCTGTGAATCACATGACATGACTGGTATAGCAGAATTTCACACAAGAGTCGTGGTGATGTTTCATCATGTTCTAAGTGCGCAGGCGCCGAGAGGATCTCACAGGCGAGGAAGACGACTTTTTATTCCCAATTACCTCATGGCTCGGCTTTTCTTTCATAGGCTGGTTCCCCATCCACCCAAGCACCGTCAGTTCATCTTCGTTTATACCAAGTCCATACTGCGCATTCCAGTATTCAACTGTTTGCTTAACAAACACTTGACGAGCAATATGTTTGTCGCAACTACGAAGACCTTCCAGAATGGCAAGGTGTTGGCGTACTGCAGCAGCGCGTTCACTGATTGCCTTTGAATTGCCCGGCCACCTGCCAACAACGGAAAAAACAAACAAACGAAAAGTGACTGCTTCGAGAGTGTCTCGCAGATACTCATTGCCAGCGAGCTCCCAAATTTTTCGATGAAATGCGACGTCGCAATCATGAAAGTTTCTCACGTCGATCGCTTCCATGCCTGTGCCTGCCATAGCCGTGACTAGTGCGGTCAGTTCCGTATCTGCTGTTGGCGTGAAATTTTCAGCCGCTTTACCGATGGCAATCGCCTCAAGAGGAATGCGAACCTCTTGAATAAGCCTGTAATCCTCAGGGCTCAGTTGGGCAACATAGGTGCCACGCGCAGGAACCTTGCGCAAAAGACCTTGATGAGTCAGCTCATTTAAAGCTTCGCGTAAGGTTGGTTGACCAATGCCAAGACGGCCGGCCCATTTTTGCTCGATAATACGATCGCCTCCGCTTAGCTCACCAGAGATGATTGCCTCGCGAATGGCTTGAGCGGCCGCCTGGGGGGCGGTAGGAATATTAAGTTGGCCGGGATTTCGCTTTGCAGAACTGCTTTCCATAATTTATAGGTGTAGATACTCTATACACTATACTCTGTAAACCCATTAATGCCTCTGTTTGGGTGAGATCGGTAACATCTATATTTATGCGTAGATTATTGTTTCATCTGCCAACTTAGCAGCGAGATGAGCTACGAGTACCGATCACTTTTCCGCGGAAGTAGCTGTAGCTGGCTCTAAGGATGTGCCACTAACTGAATTGTTACGGAGCTTATCGAAAACGGTTTCGTCAGTAGTCTTGTGCAGGTTGCGTGTCCTTATGAATTCGGCTTTTGCTTCATCTTTTTTCCCCATAGCTTGATAAAGTCGGGCCAGCCGCCAGTGTACGCTTACATCGTTAGGGTCTATTTTCTCTGCTGCAACTAGTTGCCGAAGAGCATCGTCTCGGCGGCTTGCATCAAAATATAGAATGCCCAAATCGAGGTGCGCCAATTCCAATCCAGGATCGATGCCGATGACTTTCTCCAGGATAGTCTGGGCTGAATCTGGGTCTTGTAATTTCATCTTGACGTCTCCGAGATAAGCCAAAGCCAACACATGGTTGGGAATATTCTCAAGTTCCGCTTCGAATTCGCGCCCAGCCTCTTCGTATCGGTCTAGCTTCCATAAGAGGTAGCCAAGTCCGAAATGTACATTCGGCTCTTTGCTATTGACTTTGATGGCAGCTCGGAATTGTTGCATCGCTCCTGTGCTATCTTTCATTTCGTCTAACGCCTCACCGGCAAGCATGTCAGCCTCAGCAGACTCTGCGTTCAACATCAAAATCTCACGATAGGTATCGAGAACGCATTGGTATTGCTTGGAACCCAAGCAACTTTGCACCAGAGCCAGGCGCAATTGAAGGCTCTTTGGGTCGAGTATCGCAGCCTCTTTCAGATAAGGAACCGCTTCTGCATATTCCCCCAACCCATAATGGGCCATGCCTATCAGGACATTCAAACGCAACACTCCGGGCGAGGAGGAAGGTTGGCTCTTTAGGAGTGGGGTGAAAATCTGAATGGCCTGCTTCAGTACGCCGGATTTAAAAAGCGCCAATCCTAAGTTGAGCTTCAAACCAGGCATTGATGGATTGAGCGCCAATACCTTGCGATAAAGAGAAATAGCTTCGGAGTAGTGCTCTTGGCGCGCTTCAAGGAAGCCTAAATGGGCATAAGCTTCAGCGTTCGCAGGGTGAGCCTCCGAGAAAGCCCGCCATGCAGCTTCGGCCTCAGTGTTGTTGCCCTGCTGCTCCAGCATGATTGCCTTTTGGCGCTGATTATTCGCGGTCGTTGCTGTTTGGCCGAGACAGCAGATAGTCGCGATGGCGAATGTGATTGC
It encodes:
- a CDS encoding response regulator transcription factor, which translates into the protein MRVLLIEDEQRLAENIVAALRETGLAVDHAPDGEAGSHLAEQGIHDAIVLDLMLPGKSGQQVLRDLRRQKLHTPVLILTAQEGTESIISLLNAGADDYLSKPFDLGELLARIKALIRRAKGVSTPVLTVSDVELNTIQQTVRRRGQFLDLSPTEYRILEYLIHRPRAVVSKQELLEHLYDFDWEHHSNVIEAHVSNLRRKLNIAGTEPLIETLRHRGYRLREETAAS
- a CDS encoding GntR family transcriptional regulator, with product MESSSAKRNPGQLNIPTAPQAAAQAIREAIISGELSGGDRIIEQKWAGRLGIGQPTLREALNELTHQGLLRKVPARGTYVAQLSPEDYRLIQEVRIPLEAIAIGKAAENFTPTADTELTALVTAMAGTGMEAIDVRNFHDCDVAFHRKIWELAGNEYLRDTLEAVTFRLFVFSVVGRWPGNSKAISERAAAVRQHLAILEGLRSCDKHIARQVFVKQTVEYWNAQYGLGINEDELTVLGWMGNQPMKEKPSHEVIGNKKSSSSPVRSSRRLRT
- a CDS encoding tetratricopeptide repeat protein, giving the protein MNRVEHSGIVLAITFAIATICCLGQTATTANNQRQKAIMLEQQGNNTEAEAAWRAFSEAHPANAEAYAHLGFLEARQEHYSEAISLYRKVLALNPSMPGLKLNLGLALFKSGVLKQAIQIFTPLLKSQPSSSPGVLRLNVLIGMAHYGLGEYAEAVPYLKEAAILDPKSLQLRLALVQSCLGSKQYQCVLDTYREILMLNAESAEADMLAGEALDEMKDSTGAMQQFRAAIKVNSKEPNVHFGLGYLLWKLDRYEEAGREFEAELENIPNHVLALAYLGDVKMKLQDPDSAQTILEKVIGIDPGLELAHLDLGILYFDASRRDDALRQLVAAEKIDPNDVSVHWRLARLYQAMGKKDEAKAEFIRTRNLHKTTDETVFDKLRNNSVSGTSLEPATATSAEK